In one Rutidosis leptorrhynchoides isolate AG116_Rl617_1_P2 chromosome 8, CSIRO_AGI_Rlap_v1, whole genome shotgun sequence genomic region, the following are encoded:
- the LOC139864567 gene encoding uncharacterized protein gives MSEDSSHTQSSEISELTSQLAKLFQANMESQAHRLPDSLKINLILNNTNFSLWSRMMKVAIGGKSDALLNHLTDDPPAITNNKWNQEDLIVFSWIIQNIEPQIASNLTQFPTAKALWNALITTYSAGKDKLQTFDLHVKANNIKQEGKSLEKLWLKMQGIWGEIDMRDPNPMEHPNDIVKYNNLRSEQKLFQFLNALDHKHDNIKREILRLDPLPTVESAYAAIRKETAHQTIFGTKTEVPTHSGIATGLVASKTKDHDGHGLISKNHRRPDYSQSTRDKDKLECSKCGMKRHTREQCFKVIGYPEWWNDGHKKR, from the coding sequence ATGTCAGAAGACAGCAGCCATACTCAAAGCAGCGAAATCAGTGAATTAACTAGCCAATTGGCAAAGTTATTTCAAGCAAACATGGAATCTCAAGCACACAGGCTTCCAGATTCGTTGAAAATCAATTTAATCCTCAACAACACAAACTTCTCTTTATGGTCAAGGATGATGAAGGTTGCAATCGGAGGAAAATCCGATGCCCTCCTTAATCATCTGACCGATGATCCGCCAGCAATTACAAACAACAAATGGAATCAAGAAGACCTGATTGTGTTCTCTTGGATTATTCAAAACATAGAGCCACAAATTGCAAGCAACTTGACCCAATTTCCAACTGCAAAAGCTCTATGGAATGCACTCATCACAACGTACAGTGCAGGCAAAGACAAGCTGCAAACCTTCGATCTGCACGTTAAAGCTAACAACATCAAGCAAGAAGGTAAGTCTTTAgaaaaattatggttaaaaatGCAAGGGATTTGGGGTGAAATTGATATGAGGGATCCAAATCCCATGGAACACCCTAATGACATTGTCAAATATAATAACCTTCGATCAGAACAAAAATTGTTCCAATTTTTAAATGCTTTAGACCACAAACACGACAATATCAAAAGGGAAATTCTGAGATTAGACCCCTTACCAACCGTTGAGAGTGCTTATGCTGCAATTCGCAAAGAAACTGCACATCAAACCATATTTGGCACTAAGACCGAAGTCCCTACCCACTCCGGCATCGCAACTGGCCTTGTAGCATCAAAAACAAAAGACCACGATGGCCATGGACTCATATCAAAGAATCACCGCCGACCTGATTACTCACAATCAACTCGAGACAAAGATAAACTCGAGTGTAGTAAGTGTGGAATGAAAAGACACACAAGGGAACAATGCTTTAAGGTAATTGGATACCCGGAATGGTGGAACGACGGCCATAAAAAAAGGTAA
- the LOC139862689 gene encoding LRR receptor-like serine/threonine-protein kinase GHR1: MLRNLSISSNSFEGIISNEIGSIASLEFLDISSNLFHGPLPITVTDIKGLVHLNLSLNYLEGTVPSTFGNLKQLNYLDLHCNNFSGNVMDLLSILGSVVYVDLSSNGFIGTLDLGLGSDKFVSSINYLNVSHNNLGGNLLSHDGLPYFDNLEAFDASDNQFVGTVPSFNFMVSLRILRLGSNKLTGSLPEALLQGSSMILSELDLSLNELIGPVDSISSTTLRSLNLSSNKLTGILPLIIGHCSIIDLSNNLLTGNLSRIQGWGNYVEEINLSSNLLTGSFPIQTSQFLRLTSFKISNNSVNGALDSILATYPELKIIDFSHNQFTGELLPSLFNSTRLSYLNMSYNNFNGTIPIEENKSLVNLEFLDLSHNSLTGHLPKEIGNYQNLVLLDLSNNRLEGVIPDNLPVSLKVLNMTYNNFTGIVPENLKNFHDSAFHPGNSLLSFPYSSSSSENVPNIYSGRGSKKRSYFKPALIAGLIGGFCSLALLTFIVCYKTQKSQRESQQKSQREPSSVLATSEESKKDVSFQKDLGAKRKAEEAFSSSSSKHHEQVPPGSFEELPPGTVEVCSPDKLIGELHLFQSSVAFSAHELSSAPAEMIGRSCHGTLYKAVLQSGNVLAVKWLKEGIAKGKKDFAREVTKLGSIKHPNLVSLQGYYWGPREYEKMLISSYIDAPCLSLYLNEVDASNLPVLNVEDRYKIAVDIARCLSYLHNERAIPHGNLKSTNILLEPPTMKNPLLTDYSLHRLMTSSGTAEQVLTAGALGYRPPEFCSSSKPCPSLKSDVYAFGVILLELLTGKCSAEMILGSNGEAVDLTEWVRLLCIENRCIECVNQQIMNDSDDMVNVAEKMVQVALKCILPADERPDMKSVMEDLTQLTNSIDVNKNLYFKQI, encoded by the exons ATGCTACGTAATTTATCGATATCTAGCAACAGTTTTGAAGGTATTATTTCGAATGAAATCGGCTCCATTGCTTCGTTGGAGTTTTTGGATATATCATCTAATTTGTTTCATGGGCCATTGCCAATTACAGTTACTGATATAAAAGGTTTGGTGCATTTGAATCTTTCTTTGAACTATCTTGAAGGTACAGTCCCCTCCACTTTTGGGAATCTTAAACAGTTGAACTATCTTGATTTGCATTGTAATAACTTTTCTGGAAATGTGATGGATCTTTTGTCGATTTTGGGTAGTGTAGTTTATGTTGATCTTAGTAGCAATGGATTTATTGGAACCCTGGATTTAGGGTTAGGATCAGACAAATTTGTTTCGTCGATTAATTACCTAAATGTGAGCCACAATAACCTTGGTGGAAACTTATTGTCCCATGATGGACTGCCTTATTTTGATAATTTAGAGGCGTTTGATGCAAGTGATAACCAGTTTGTGGGCACTGTTCCATCTTTTAATTTTATGGTTTCGTTGCGGATTTTAAGGCTCGGTAGCAACAAGTTAACAGGGTCCTTACCAGAAGCTCTTTTGCAAGGAAGTTCAATGATCTTGTCGGAATTGGATCTCAGCCTCAATGAGCTTATAG GTCCAGTGGACAGTATTTCGTCTACAACTTTAAGGAGTCTTAACTTATCATCCAACAAGCTCACTGGCATCTTACCTCTTATCATAGGTCATTGTTCTATCATAGATTTAAGCAATAATTTGCTTACCGGTAACTTATCAAGAATTCAAGGTTGGGGAAACTATGTTGAGGAGATTAATCTTAGTTCAAATTTGTTAACGGGTAGTTTCCCTATTCAAACTTCTCAATTTTTGCGCCTTACTTCTTTTAAAATCTCCAATAACTCAGTTAATGGTGCTCTAGATTCGATTTTAGCAACATACCCTGAGCTAAAGATAATTGATTTTAGCCATAATCAGTTTACTGGTGAACTCCTGCCTAGTCTTTTTAACTCAACAAGATTAAGTTATCTAAACATGTCATACAATAACTTCAACGGGACCATACCCATTGAAGAAAATAAGTCTCTGGTGAACCTCGAGTTTCTTGATTTGTCTCATAATTCATTAACCGGTCATCTTCCTAAAGAAATCGGTAATTACCAAAACTTGGTGTTACTCGATTTGTCTAATAACCGTTTAGAAGGTGTCATCCCCGATAATCTTCCTGTTTCACTTAAGGTACTTAACATGACATATAACAATTTTACCGGAATCGTACctgaaaacttgaagaattttcaCGATTCAGCTTTTCATCCCGGAAactctttgttaagtttcccgtattcatcatcttcatcagagAATGTTCCAAACATATACTCGGGTCGCGGGTCTAAAAAAAGATCATATTTTAAGCCTGCACTTATTGCTGGATTAATTGGCGGTTTTTGTAGCTTAGCTTTATTGACATTCATTGTGTGCTATAAAACCCAAAAAAGTCAACgagaaagtcaacaaaaaagtcaacgagAACCCTCTTCGGTTCTTGCCACATCCGAAGAATCTAAAAAAGATGTTAGTTTCCAGAAAGATCTTGGGGCAAAGAGAAAAGCTGAAGAAGCATTTAGTTCATCTTCAAGTAAACATCATGAACAAGTGCCACCTGGATCATTTGAAGAACTGCCACCTGGAACAGTTGAGGTTTGTTCACCTGATAAACTAATTGgggaacttcatctttttcaaagcTCGGTGGCATTTAGTGCGCATGAACTTTCGTCAGCACCCGCCGAAATGATTGGTAGGAGTTGTCATGGAACGTTATATAAAGCGGTGCTTCAATCGGGTAATGTTTTGGCGGTTAAATGGCTAAAGGAAGGGATTGCAAAAGGGAAGAAAGATTTTGCAAGAGAAGTAACGAAACTAGGTAGTATTAAACACCCAAATCTGGTTTCTTTGCAGGGTTATTATTGGGGTCCACGAGAGTACGAGAAGATGCTTATATCAAGTTATATCGATGCACCTTGTTTGTCTCTTTATCTTAATG AAGTTGATGCCAGTAATCTCCCGGTTTTAAACGTTGAAGATAGATACAAAATCGCTGTAGATATAGCCCGTTGTCTAAGCTACCTTCACAACGAGCGAGCGATACCTCACGGTAACTTAAAATCCACCAACATCTTGTTGGAACCACCCACCATGAAAAACCCACTTTTAACCGATTACAGCCTCCACCGGTTGATGACATCATCGGGTACAGCCGAACAGGTTCTCACTGCAGGTGCACTTGGATATCGTCCGCCCGAGTTTTGTAGTTCAAGCAAACCCTGCCCGTCTCTCAAAAGTGATGTTTATGCGTTTGGGGTCATATTACTTGAGTTGCTGACTGGAAAATGTTCTGCAGAGATGATTCTGGGCAGCAATGGTGAGGCGGTGGATCTGACTGAATGGGTCAGATTGTTATGTATTGAAAATCGTTGTATTGAGTGTGTTAACCAGCAGATTATGAATGATAGTGATGATATGGTTAATGTTGCTGAAAAGATGGTACAGGTGGCGCTTAAATGTATACTACCAGCTGATGAAAGACCTGATATGAAATCTGTTATGGAAGATCTTACACAGCTGACAAATTCAATTGATGTAAACAAAAATCTGTACTTTAAACAAATTTAA